In Verrucomicrobiota bacterium, the sequence GTCATCACAACTCATCGCCGGGCAGCGGCGGGACGTCAGGCGAGGCGTCCAGAAATGCAACAAAATCCTCACGCTTGGCACGCCGCGCACGCTCGCGGAGATGTTCAACGGTCATCAATGCGCTTAGCTTTTCCGCCGCCGCCGAGGAGAGCAACTGATCCACGGTCACGCCCTCCTTGGCCGCGCATTCACGAAGCTTCCGCGCCAGGCTGTCGGGTATCTGGATGGTCAACGTACTCATTCAGTATCACCAAGCTGTCGGAGAAAGGCAGACGGCGGAACCGCCGCGATTCCCCGATTTGTCGAACCCCGGAAATCCCGGAGGTTGTGGGTCACAATATAGCGGCAACCAGCGGCCACCGCCAACTCCAGAATGAGATCATCATCCGGGTCAGGAAGGGCGGGGCGCCAGAGGAAGAAGATCTCTTGGAGATGGCTGATGGAAAGCAAAAAGCCCAGAACCTCACGGAATGAAAAGGGCGGGAAAACGGGGTTGAGCATATCGTTGCAGCACACGTGCGATTTCTCCGTCGTCCTTGAGATTGAAGCTCCCGTCCCGATTTCGCTCTGTCTTCTTGTCGAGGAAATCCATCCCGCGTTCGATCTCGATGGCGAACTGATCCG encodes:
- a CDS encoding toxin-antitoxin system HicB family antitoxin, whose protein sequence is MSTLTIQIPDSLARKLRECAAKEGVTVDQLLSSAAAEKLSALMTVEHLRERARRAKREDFVAFLDASPDVPPLPGDEL